AGCGCTCGCTCATCGGCACCGAGCGGTCGCGACGAGACGATGCCGGCTGCGGCGCCGTCGGCGAAGAGCGACGAGGCGACGATCGTGTCGGGGTCGTTCGACGAGCGCAGGTGGAGCGTGCAGAGCTCGACGCTCACCACGAGTACCACGGCGTTCGGGTCGGCCGCGCAGAACTGCTTCGCGGTGCGCAACGCGGGCATCGCCGCGTAGCAGCCCATGAATCCGAGGTGGTAGCGCTGCACGGCCGGGCCGAGCCCGAGGTCGCGGACGAGCATGAAGTCGGGGCCCGGCGCGTAGAAGCCCGTGCACGAGACGGTGATGACGTGCGTGACATCGGATGCCTCGATGCCCGGAGCCGCAGCGAGTGCAGCTCGGCCGGCTTCGACGTAGAGCTTGGTGGCCTCGGCGGCGTAGACCTCGTTCCGCGCCTTCGTGCCCGGCATCAGGAGCTCGCCGCTCGTGATGTCGAAGAACACGGGCTCCTCGGGATGCGCGTCCCAGCTCAGCTCGTCGAGCACGGTGTACCGGGTCTCGATGCCCGACACGTTGAACGACGTGGCGACGATGCGCTGCGCGAGCCGGTTGAGGCCCGGCTGCGCCGCGAAGACGTCGCGCACCTCGCTCTGCACCAGGGTGGTCGGCGGGACCGCGGTCGAAACAGCTCTGAGCGTGACGGCCATGATTCAGTCTAGGCAGACGTTCGCGCCCGGCGGCAGCGGCGCGAGGGTGCGGCGCGAGGAATGCGGCGCGTCGGCCCGCGGCGCGTCAGCCCTTGATCGGGTCGAGCACCTCGAGCATCGACCCCTGCACGAATCCCGCCCACTCATAGGCGGCCCGGAGGTAGTCGTCGCGGGTCTCGTCGGATTCGTCGCTGCCCTCCTCGACGATGCCGACCCGCTCGGCGAGGATCAGCCGCAAATCGGTGAGGAAGGTGAGCCAGCTCCACGCCTCGGCCTGGTCGAGCTCGATCTGCACGAGGCCGGTGTCGTCGTCGACGGCGGTGGCGTCGCGCACCTGCTGGGCGGCCTGCCGCTTGCCGTCGACGAGGCTGTCGCGCGTGTAGCGGGTGAAGTCTTGAGCCGCCGTGACGTCGTCGGGATACGCGTTCGGGAGCAGCCGGCCGAGCGCCGGGTCGTCGACCTCGCCGAGCAGGAGCACCGAGTCGACCTGGTCGGCGAGCTCGGAGAGGAGCATCGCCTCCTCGGTCTCGAGCACGAGCCGAACCCCCTCGCCGCCGTCGCGGCCCGCGACGATCATGGCGCGGCCTTCGAGACCGTCGCCTGCAGGCCGTAGCCGTGCATCGCCTCGGCGTGCCGTTCCATCGCCTCGCGGTTGCCCGTGGCCACGATGGCACGGCCCTCCTGGTGCACCCGCAGCATGAGCCGCTCGGCCTCCTCGCGCGGGTAGCCGAAGTAGCTGCGGAACACGTAGCTCACATAGGTCATGAGGTTGACCGGGTCGTCCCACACGATCGTGCTCCACGGCACGTCGATCGCGGTGTTCACGACGCTTTCCGTGTCCAGGTGCTCGAGAGTGTCGGTCATCCCACAAGCCTGACACGACCTTTCCCGCGAGGGAACCCGGTTGCGTTGCGATCATGCAAACGCGCGTGTCGTCTTGTGGCACCCGTCCCGTCAGGCGTGGGTCAGCGCGCGTCAGCGTGCGCCGTCGGGCTTCGTCGACGCCGTCACGGTGAACTTCGCGTTGCGTGCGATCTGGCGCGTGGGGCCGACGAGCCGCTCGAGCAACGGCCGGTACCTCAGGTGCGAGTTCCACACGCACCACAGTTCGCCGCCGGGGACGAGCACGCGCGCGGCATCCGTGAAGAGATGGCCGGCGATGCCCGCGTGCACGGCGGCATCGCTGTGGAAGGGCGGGTTCAGCACGACGAGCGGCTCACTCGCATCGGCGAGCGGCTCGAGTCCGTCTGCCCGGTGCACGAGCACTCGGTCGGCGACGCCGTTGGCCTCGGCCGTCAGGCGAGCGGATGCCGCGGCCGCCGCCGAGCGATCGCTCGCCGTCACCGTCAGCGCGGGCCTTGCGCGCGCGAGCCACGCCGCCACGATCCCGGTCCCACACGCGAGGTCGACGGCGCTCGCGGCATCCGGAACCGCCTCGCGGAGTTGCTCGAGCAGGAATCGCGTGCCGATGTCGACCCCCGTGCCCGCGAACACCCCGCCGTGCGCGACCACCGTGAGGTCGAGGTCGTCGTGCCGCTCGCTGCGCGGCCAAGGCTCGGCCACCGGATGCCGCGACCCGCGCGGCCCCGTCGAGGTGAGCACGCGCGACTTCTGCCGGGCGTGGCTCACGTCGACCCGTTCGAACCACGCGCCGAGCACGTCGTTCATCGCGAGCGACATGTGCTTGATCCGCCCGCCGGCCACCACGGCGACGTCTTGGGCCGCGTGCGCGGCGATGAGGCCCGCCACCTCGTCGAGCCGGTCGAGTGATCGCGGCAGGCGCAGGAGCACGAGTCGTGCGCCCGCGACGAGCTCAGGGGCGAGCGGCATCGATCGCACGGCGTCGGCGAGGCCGACGCGTTCGGCGTTCTCGGCGAGCGCGCGTTCGCCCGTGATCGGGTCTTCGTGCGAGCGGATGCCGCGGGCTCCGGCTGCTGCGGCGGCGAGCGCGAGGGCGCCGTACGCGTCGTCGACGACGACGAGCTCGCCCGGGCCGGCCGCGCGAATGCGGGCGGCGGCTTCATCGAGGATGAGGCGGTCTGCGGCATCCGACGCCTCGAGTCCGTGGCCCTCGACGTCGGGATGACGCCGCAGGGCGCCGAAGTCGAAGGCCATGCCCCAAGGGTACGGGGCCGGGCGGCCGGGGCCATTCGCGTGGCTGGGTGCGGTTCCCGGGCACGTTTGCTACCCTCGGGTCCGCATGCGGGGCGTAGAAGAAGAGCAACCAGCGGAATCGCGCGCGGCCAGGAGCTCGGCCGCAGCGCGCGGCGCTCATGCCCGCAGGTCGAAGCGTCGGTTCACCGCTCCGGGCGCTGCCATCGCCGTGATCGCGATCGTGGCCACGCTCGCGCTCGCGCCGGTCACACCGGCCGGCGTCGACATGTCGATCGCCGAGGCCGGCGCATCCTTGGGCACGGCACAGACGGTGACCGTCGCTCCGGATGTCACGGCGCCGCCGGTCTCGCACGAGTCGTACACGGCGGCGACGGGCCCCGAGACGCTCATCGCGAGCGGCACCAACGCGGACTGGGCGAAGCTCGTGCTCATCTACGGCGACTGGCCCGTGACCGAGCAGAACGTGACCGTGATCCTGCAGTGGATGCGCGAGGAGAACGGCCCCGACAACTGGTGGAATCGCAACAACCCGCTGAACAACGGCCACGGCTCGGGCGGCGGCAGCGGACTCGGCAGCTACGACAGCCTCGACACCGCGGCGTTCTACGCCGCCGACAACCTGGTGAAGCGCTCGTTCTACACGGCGATCGTCGCTGCGCTCGAGGACGGCACGTCGGCAGCGGCGGTGGCGCAGGCGATCTGGGCGTCACCGTGGGCGTCGAGCCACTACGGCAACGGCGCGAACTGGACCACCTCGCCCGTGCCGATCATCCAGGCCCCGCCCTCCGCCTGGTGACCGCGCTACTCGGCCGCCGCATGCGTGGGGTCGGCGTACATGGGAGGACAACCACCATCGATCGCCAAGGGGCGCAGTTCGTAGTGCCAGGGCTCGTTGGCGTAGATCTGGCACAGCCCGTACTCGGCGCCGTGCTCCGACAGCCACGCCGTGGCGTCGAAGGATCCGATGTCGACGGCGTCCCCTGATACGTGAGCGGAAGTGTCCGGAGTGGCGACCCATCGTGCGGCCTCCTCTTCGGACCCGTAGGTCGAGATCGCCTCACGAAGCAGCTGATCCTGGTACTCCGCGGAACGCCAGCCACTGTTGACGTGGACCTCGATCCCGACGTCAGCGGCATCCGTTCCCGCTTCGCGCAGGGCCTCGAGCAGATCGCCTCATGCTGCCAGTCAAGGCGGAGTGGTGTTGCCAGCCCGTATGCGGCTTTCGATACGCCGACGATATGCACCGGCTCCTAGCATTGCGAGTATGCGCGTGTTGGTCGTCGAGGATGAGCCCTACATGGCGGAGGCCATCCGCGATGGGTTGCGCCTGGAGGCGATCGCGGCCGACATCGCCGGCGACGGCGACACCGCTCTGGAACTGCTGAGCATCAACGCCTACGACATCGCCGTCCTCGACCGCGACATCCCCGGGCCATCCGGCGACGAGATCGCCCAGAGCATCGTCGCCTCCGGCAGCGGCATGCCGATCCTGATGCTCACCGCGGCCGACCGAATCGACGACAAGGCCTCCGGATTCGAGCTCGGCGCCGACGACTATCTCACCAAGCCGTTCGAGCTCCGAGAGCTCGTGCTGCGTCTCAGGGCACTCGACCGCAGGCGCGCCCACAGCAGGCCGCCCGTGCGAGAGATCGCCGGGCTGCGTCTGGATCCGTTCCGCCGCGAGGTCTACCGCGACGGCCGCTATGTCGCGCTGACCCGCAAGCAGTTCGCCGTGCTCGAGGTACTCGTCGCCGCCGAGGGAGGGATCGTCAGCGCCGAAGAGCTCCTGGAGCGAGCGTGGGATGAGAACGCCGATCCGTTCACCAACGCCGTGCGCATCACCGTCTCGGCACTGCGCAAACGCCTCGGCGAACCCTCGATCATCGCCACGGTTCCCGGGGTCGGCTACCGCATCGACACGGCGCCCGGCGCGGGACTCGGCGGAGGCGACGATGAGTAGGGCGCCCGGGTTGAGCGTTCGCCTCAAGCTCACCCTCAGCTACGCGGGCTTCCTCATGATCGCGGGTGCCCTGCTGCTCGCGGTCGTCTGGGTGTTCCTTCTGCGCTACGTGCCCGACGGTCCGATCATGACACTCGGGGCGGGCGTGCCCAACCGCGACGACCTCGTGCGCGCCTTCGTCCCGGCCGTGGCGTGGGCGCTCGTCTTCCTGCTCGGATTCGGTCTGCTCGGAGGGTGGATCCTCGCCGGCCGCATGCTCGCGCCCCTGGCCCGGATCACGGAGGCCACGCGCATCGCTGCGGGAGGATCACTGTCGCACCGGATCGAGCTGGACGGCCGGAACGACGAGTTCCGCGAGCTCGCCGACCGGTTCGACGCCATGCTCGCACGGCTCGAAGCCCACGTCGCCGAACAGCAGAGGTTCGCGGCCAACGCGTCCCACGAACTGCGCACCCCACTGGCGATCACACAGACGCTGCTCGACGTCGCCCGCAGCGATCCGAACCGCGACGCCGTCGAGCTCGTCGAACGCCTCCACTCCGTCAACACCCGAGCGATCGACCTCACCGAGGCATTGCTCCTGCTCAGCCGCACCGACCAGCGATCCTTCACGCGAGAACACGTCGACCTGTCGCTCATCGCGGAAGAAGCCACCGAGACGCTCCTCCCCCTTGCAGAAGAACGCGGCCTCACCATCGAGACCTCCGGCGACATCTCCCCCACCATCGGCTCGCACGCGCTCCTGCTGCAGCTGACCACGAACCTCCTGCACAACGCCATCGTCCACAACGTCCCCGAACACGGCACCGTGCAGGTCAGCACCACCGCCCGCCC
The Agromyces albus DNA segment above includes these coding regions:
- a CDS encoding type III polyketide synthase, with the protein product MAVTLRAVSTAVPPTTLVQSEVRDVFAAQPGLNRLAQRIVATSFNVSGIETRYTVLDELSWDAHPEEPVFFDITSGELLMPGTKARNEVYAAEATKLYVEAGRAALAAAPGIEASDVTHVITVSCTGFYAPGPDFMLVRDLGLGPAVQRYHLGFMGCYAAMPALRTAKQFCAADPNAVVLVVSVELCTLHLRSSNDPDTIVASSLFADGAAAGIVSSRPLGADERALDLDRFETRITPVGEGDMAWKIGDHGFEMVLSNAVPAIIDDHITGALEPLLAHEPALGEALATDASSDAIEHWAIHPGGRSILDKVESRLGLTEAQLVPARETLRDFGNMSSATVLFVLKNILESDAAGDGDRVVAMAFGPGLTVESALMTVRT
- a CDS encoding DUF2017 family protein yields the protein MIVAGRDGGEGVRLVLETEEAMLLSELADQVDSVLLLGEVDDPALGRLLPNAYPDDVTAAQDFTRYTRDSLVDGKRQAAQQVRDATAVDDDTGLVQIELDQAEAWSWLTFLTDLRLILAERVGIVEEGSDESDETRDDYLRAAYEWAGFVQGSMLEVLDPIKG
- the clpS gene encoding ATP-dependent Clp protease adapter ClpS, with translation MTDTLEHLDTESVVNTAIDVPWSTIVWDDPVNLMTYVSYVFRSYFGYPREEAERLMLRVHQEGRAIVATGNREAMERHAEAMHGYGLQATVSKAAP
- a CDS encoding class I SAM-dependent methyltransferase, which gives rise to MAFDFGALRRHPDVEGHGLEASDAADRLILDEAAARIRAAGPGELVVVDDAYGALALAAAAAGARGIRSHEDPITGERALAENAERVGLADAVRSMPLAPELVAGARLVLLRLPRSLDRLDEVAGLIAAHAAQDVAVVAGGRIKHMSLAMNDVLGAWFERVDVSHARQKSRVLTSTGPRGSRHPVAEPWPRSERHDDLDLTVVAHGGVFAGTGVDIGTRFLLEQLREAVPDAASAVDLACGTGIVAAWLARARPALTVTASDRSAAAAASARLTAEANGVADRVLVHRADGLEPLADASEPLVVLNPPFHSDAAVHAGIAGHLFTDAARVLVPGGELWCVWNSHLRYRPLLERLVGPTRQIARNAKFTVTASTKPDGAR
- a CDS encoding M15 family metallopeptidase, yielding MLEALREAGTDAADVGIEVHVNSGWRSAEYQDQLLREAISTYGSEEEAARWVATPDTSAHVSGDAVDIGSFDATAWLSEHGAEYGLCQIYANEPWHYELRPLAIDGGCPPMYADPTHAAAE
- a CDS encoding response regulator transcription factor yields the protein MRVLVVEDEPYMAEAIRDGLRLEAIAADIAGDGDTALELLSINAYDIAVLDRDIPGPSGDEIAQSIVASGSGMPILMLTAADRIDDKASGFELGADDYLTKPFELRELVLRLRALDRRRAHSRPPVREIAGLRLDPFRREVYRDGRYVALTRKQFAVLEVLVAAEGGIVSAEELLERAWDENADPFTNAVRITVSALRKRLGEPSIIATVPGVGYRIDTAPGAGLGGGDDE
- a CDS encoding sensor histidine kinase → MSRAPGLSVRLKLTLSYAGFLMIAGALLLAVVWVFLLRYVPDGPIMTLGAGVPNRDDLVRAFVPAVAWALVFLLGFGLLGGWILAGRMLAPLARITEATRIAAGGSLSHRIELDGRNDEFRELADRFDAMLARLEAHVAEQQRFAANASHELRTPLAITQTLLDVARSDPNRDAVELVERLHSVNTRAIDLTEALLLLSRTDQRSFTREHVDLSLIAEEATETLLPLAEERGLTIETSGDISPTIGSHALLLQLTTNLLHNAIVHNVPEHGTVQVSTTARPESVVLTVENTGDKLTPQLVSTLTEPFQRGTGRIRAHHAGVGLGLAIVKSITRAHDGTLTLTPLAAGGLRVTVQLPAAPPRTG